ACGAACAACAGATTAGTGAACGTTCTAAGGAATTAGGCGCTAAGATTACAGAAGATTATGCTGGAAAACAACCACTATTAGTGGCACTATTACGTGGATCTGTTCCTTTCTTAGCTGAGTTAATTAAACATATTGATTTAGACATTCAGTATGACTTTATGGATGTTAGTAGCTATGAGGGTACAGAATCGATTGGTGATATTAGAATCTTAAAGGATCTAGATACATCTGTTAAAGGATTGGATATCTTACTTGTAGAGGATATTGTTGATACAGGAAGAACCATTCAGACTGTACGTGAAACACTATTACATAAGGGTGCTAATAGCGTTAGAATCATTACACTATTAGATAAGCCTAGTCGTCGTGTTGTGGATATTAAAGCGGACTATGTTGGTTTTGAAATCGAAAATGAATTCGTTATTGGGTTTGGTATGGATTTCAACCAGAGATATCGTTGTCTTCCATACATTGGTGTATTGAAGGACGAATGTTATCAATGCAATGAGGAGTAAATAAATGCAGAGAAATAAATTAGCAAACCTTCTCCCTTATCTTGTGGTCATTCTTGCGATTATCAGCTTATTAGGATTAAACATGGGTGCTTCATCAGAGCGCATCAGTTACTATGAGTTGCAGAATGTTATTGAAAAAGAAAAGGTAGATGAAGCATCTGTCTCAATCGGAACAAATGTGACAGTCGTAAAGGGTGTTTACGAAAAGGATAAACAAAAAGTAACATTCACTGCGACAATTCCATCTACTTCCGATCAAATCGGAAAGGTGATTAAAAGCCTTGGGAATGAATCTACTAAGTTGACAATTGTTGATGCGGATGCATCCAATATCTTCTTGGAAACAGTGGTATCCATTATTCCATTTATTTTATTTGCGGTATTTGCGGTTTGGATGTTAAACCGTATGAATGGCGCAAACGGAGCCAATGCGAAAGCATTTGAATTCTCAAAATCGAGAGCGAAGTTAGAGGGTAAGATTCGTGTTCGCTTTAGTGATGTGGCAGGCTGCGATGAAGAAAAGCAGGAAATGGCAGAAATTATTGACTATCTCAAGTACCCTAAGAAGTTTGAGAAGATGGGTGCTCGTATTCCAAAGGGAATCTTATTAAGTGGCCATCCAGGTACTGGTAAGACATTGCTTGCCAAGGCAGTTGCAGGTGAAGCCAATGTGCCATTCTATAGTATTTCTGGTTCTGATTTCGTAGAAATGTTTGTCGGTGTTGGTGCAAGCCGTGTACGTGACATGTTCAAGAAGGCACAACAGACCGCGCCATGCATTATCTTCATCGATGAAATCGATGCGGTAGGTCGTCAACGTGGAGCTGGCTTTGGTGGTGGACACGATGAACGTGAACAGACATTGAACCAATTACTCGTTGAGATGGATGGT
This genomic window from Solobacterium moorei contains:
- the hpt gene encoding hypoxanthine phosphoribosyltransferase, whose product is MWVEKDIKKVLVNEQQISERSKELGAKITEDYAGKQPLLVALLRGSVPFLAELIKHIDLDIQYDFMDVSSYEGTESIGDIRILKDLDTSVKGLDILLVEDIVDTGRTIQTVRETLLHKGANSVRIITLLDKPSRRVVDIKADYVGFEIENEFVIGFGMDFNQRYRCLPYIGVLKDECYQCNEE